One stretch of Hevea brasiliensis isolate MT/VB/25A 57/8 chromosome 12, ASM3005281v1, whole genome shotgun sequence DNA includes these proteins:
- the LOC131171392 gene encoding aspartate--tRNA ligase 2, cytoplasmic-like isoform X1, which produces MIQSCNSRCQLQNHAIIRQISGEEIISGAQRVHVPELLEERAKACGIDVNTITTYIDSFRYGAPPHGGFGVGLERVVMLFCVLNNIRKTSLFPRDPLRLAP; this is translated from the exons ATGATTCAGTCGTGTAATTCCCGCTgtcaattgcaaaaccatgcaATCATTCGCCAAATCTCAG GTGAGGAAATAATTTCCGGAGCTCAACGTGTCCATGTACCTGAGTTGCTGGAAGAACGTGCAAAGGCATGTGGCATTGATGTCAATACAATAACAACGTACATTGATTCTTTCAG GTATGGTGCACCTCCACATGGCGGGTTCGGAGTGGGGTTAGAGCGTGTGGTAATGTTATTCTGTGTTCTGAATAACATTCGCAAAACATCGCTTTTCCCTCGTGACCCACTTAGGCTTGCCCCTTGA
- the LOC131171392 gene encoding aspartate--tRNA ligase 2, cytoplasmic-like isoform X2, protein MPCYDDAKYSNSFDVFVRGEEIISGAQRVHVPELLEERAKACGIDVNTITTYIDSFRYGAPPHGGFGVGLERVVMLFCVLNNIRKTSLFPRDPLRLAP, encoded by the exons ATGCCATGCTATGATGATGCAAAATATAGTAATTCATTTGATGTCTTTGTTCGAG GTGAGGAAATAATTTCCGGAGCTCAACGTGTCCATGTACCTGAGTTGCTGGAAGAACGTGCAAAGGCATGTGGCATTGATGTCAATACAATAACAACGTACATTGATTCTTTCAG GTATGGTGCACCTCCACATGGCGGGTTCGGAGTGGGGTTAGAGCGTGTGGTAATGTTATTCTGTGTTCTGAATAACATTCGCAAAACATCGCTTTTCCCTCGTGACCCACTTAGGCTTGCCCCTTGA
- the LOC131171173 gene encoding disease resistance-like protein DSC1, whose translation MGQNIARRKGRRLWNSKDIFHMLSTKMGMKKVEGIFLDMSELGKIHMGHVAFPQMHNLRLLKCYRPQNWSENKIIGSTSESSEPSHLLHLSNKLSLLHWDEYPYKSLPSNFLMENLVEINMQGSKVEQLWNGRKCPQQLKRLNLSESVHLRRLPNLSSATELEWISLQGCESLLEIPMSIQCLQKLVCLDLQGCKKLRSLPNLVRLKSLKELSPSYCSNLKMLPEIPIGIEELELEDCGLEGLPSSVPFLEDIYILKLRNCENLLSLPRSFHLKNFDALDLSGCSNLTKLPEIIGDLKVLLLNKTAIEELPSSIRSFSSLVVLNMKGCENLKNLPSCICDMKFLQMLILSGCSKLGKLPPLYGLCSLRELYVDGTALVEIPIDIYAAECLHRLVLSGCSKLAKLRPLHDFSHLMLSYLDGTDHTLSPLQNVRNSAGHIMCTTIVIA comes from the exons ATGGGTCAAAACATTGCTCGGCGTAAAGGTAGAAGATTGTGGAATTCCAAAGACATCTTTCATATGTTGTCAACTAAAATG GGAATGAAAAAAGTTGAAGGCATTTTCTTGGACATGTCTGAATTAGGAAAGATACACATGGGTCATGTAGCCTTTCCACAGATGCATAACTTAAGATTGCTCAAATGTTATAGGCCTCAGAATTGGTCAGAAAACAAAATTATAGGCTCTACATCTGAATCTAGTGAACCAAGTCATCTTCTGCATCTCTCCAATAAGTTGAGTTTACTTCATTGGGATGAATACCCTTACAAATCTTTACCATCTAATTTTTTAATGGAGAACCTTGTTGAAATCAACATGCAAGGCAGCAAAGTTGAACAACTTTGGAATGGACGTAAG TGTCCTCAACAATTAAAACGGCTCAATCTTTCTGAATCCGTGCACCTGAGGAGGCTCCCAAATCTCTCTTCAGCAACTGAGTTGGAGTGGATAAGTCTGCAGGGATGTGAGAGTTTGCTAGAGATTCCTATGTCGATTCAATGCCTGCAAAAACTTGTTTGTCTTGATCTACAAGGGTGCAAGAAGCTGAGGAGTCTTCCAAACCTTGTCCGGTTGAAATCTCTTAAAGAGCTTTCACCCTCTTATTGCTCAAATTTGAAGATGCTTCCTGAGATTCCAATTGGCATAGAAGAGTTGGAACTGGAGGATTGTGGATTGGAAGGGCTGCCCTCATCTGTTCCATTTCTGGaagatatttatattttaaagttgAGGAATTGCGAAAACCTTTTAAGTCTTCCTAGAAGTTTtcatttgaaaaattttgatgcaCTTGATCTCAGTGGTTGCTCGAATCTCACCAAGTTACCAGAGATTATAGGAGATTTAAAAGTATTACTGCTAAACAAGACTGCAATAGAAGAATTGCCCTCATCAATAAGATCATTTTCTTCTCTTGTTGTGTTGAATATGAAGGGATGTGAAAATCTCAAGAACCTTCCAAGCTGCATTTGTGACATGAAATTCCTTCAAATGCTTATTCTTAGTGGGTGCTCAAAACTTGGGAAGTTGCCTCCTTTATATGGTTTGTGCTCTTTAAGAGAGCTATATGTTGATGGCACTGCACTTGTAGAAATCCCCATTGACATTTACGCTGCAGAATGCCTTCACAGACTTGTTCTTAGTGGGTGCTCAAAACTTGCAAAATTGCGGCCTCTACATGATTTTTCCCATTTAATGTTGTCATATCTTGATGGCACT GATCATACATTGTCCCCATTGCAGAATGTGAGGAACTCAGCGGGTCATATAATGTGTACAACTATTGTAATAGCGTAA